One genomic window of Choloepus didactylus isolate mChoDid1 chromosome 27, mChoDid1.pri, whole genome shotgun sequence includes the following:
- the SERTAD3 gene encoding SERTA domain-containing protein 3 isoform X1, which produces MPPSPSTLEAWPRPLASRNSLNGPGRLGRGGRLLATGERLRLANRRSATGRAPANRSSQLGSGAEPGGPAARRRGPREQARSLPGAGGLQHCRRSRRWSLCSLEAEDIMVGGLKRKHSDLEEEEEEKWDWSPAGLRSYQQALLRISLDKVQRGLGPRAPCLRRHVLIHNTLQQLQAALHLTPTPAMPPEPLFLGEEDFSLSATIGSILRELETSMDVTEPPQNPVVSPDPQSEVLAQPDPVFLEALSSRYLGDSGLDDFFLDIDTSAVEKEPTLAPPEPPHNLFCAPGSWEWNELDHIMEIILGS; this is translated from the exons ATGCCCCCGTCACCCTCCAccctggaggcatggccccgcccccTGGCGAGTCGGAATTCTTTAAATGGTCCCGGGCGCTTAGGACGGGGAGGGCGTCTCCTGGCGACAGGCGAGAGGCTCCGCCTGGCCAATCGGCGCTCCGCGACAGGCAGGGCTCCAGCCAATCGCAGCTCGCAGCTGGGCTCCGGGGCGGAGCCGGGTGGGCCAGCAGCCCGACGGAGAGGCCCGAGGGAGCAAGCGAGGTCCCTGCCTGGCGCTGGTGGGTTGCAACACTGCAGACGTTCCAGGAGGTGGTCGCTTTGCAGCCTGGAAGCTGAG GACATCATGGTGGGAGGCTTGAAGAGGAAACACTCGGatttggaggaggaggaagaagagaagtggGACTGGAGTCCGGCTGGCCTGCGGAGCTATCAGCAAGCCCTTCTTCGCATCTCCCTGGATAAGGTCCAGCGTGGCCTGGGGCCCCGGGCACCCTGCCTCCGCAGGCATGTCCTCATCCACAACACCCTCCAGCAGCTCCAGGCTGCACTTCACCTGACACCCACACCTGCCATGCCCCCTGAGCCCCTTTTCCTGGGCGAAGAGGACTTCTCCCTGTCGGCCACCATCGGCTCTATCCTCAGGGAGCTGGAGACCTCCATGGACGTGACTGAGCCCCCTCAGAACCCAGTGGTTTCCCCAGACCCCCAAAGTGAAGTGCTAGCCCAGCCTGATCCAGTCTTCTTAGAAGCTCTGAGCTCCCGATATCTGGGGGATTCTGGCCTGGATGACTTCTTTTTGGACATTGACACATCGGCAGTAGAGAAGGAGCCCACACTGGCCCCCCCGGAGCCCCCTCACAACCTCTTCTGTGCCCCAGGGTCCTGGGAGTGGAATGAACTTGATCACATCATGGAAATCATTCTGGGGTCCTGA
- the SERTAD3 gene encoding SERTA domain-containing protein 3 isoform X2 has protein sequence MVGGLKRKHSDLEEEEEEKWDWSPAGLRSYQQALLRISLDKVQRGLGPRAPCLRRHVLIHNTLQQLQAALHLTPTPAMPPEPLFLGEEDFSLSATIGSILRELETSMDVTEPPQNPVVSPDPQSEVLAQPDPVFLEALSSRYLGDSGLDDFFLDIDTSAVEKEPTLAPPEPPHNLFCAPGSWEWNELDHIMEIILGS, from the coding sequence ATGGTGGGAGGCTTGAAGAGGAAACACTCGGatttggaggaggaggaagaagagaagtggGACTGGAGTCCGGCTGGCCTGCGGAGCTATCAGCAAGCCCTTCTTCGCATCTCCCTGGATAAGGTCCAGCGTGGCCTGGGGCCCCGGGCACCCTGCCTCCGCAGGCATGTCCTCATCCACAACACCCTCCAGCAGCTCCAGGCTGCACTTCACCTGACACCCACACCTGCCATGCCCCCTGAGCCCCTTTTCCTGGGCGAAGAGGACTTCTCCCTGTCGGCCACCATCGGCTCTATCCTCAGGGAGCTGGAGACCTCCATGGACGTGACTGAGCCCCCTCAGAACCCAGTGGTTTCCCCAGACCCCCAAAGTGAAGTGCTAGCCCAGCCTGATCCAGTCTTCTTAGAAGCTCTGAGCTCCCGATATCTGGGGGATTCTGGCCTGGATGACTTCTTTTTGGACATTGACACATCGGCAGTAGAGAAGGAGCCCACACTGGCCCCCCCGGAGCCCCCTCACAACCTCTTCTGTGCCCCAGGGTCCTGGGAGTGGAATGAACTTGATCACATCATGGAAATCATTCTGGGGTCCTGA